The following are encoded together in the Thunnus maccoyii chromosome 18, fThuMac1.1, whole genome shotgun sequence genome:
- the LOC121884838 gene encoding nuclear GTPase SLIP-GC-like: MDDFVCNKLTEWGLSEWIDRFKDEEIDEEILLHCLDDQEIANLIPKTGPRSKFKKRLKLLRAEQNTTNLETESDSTQEHEEAADSDQVLPSTSNTTDNGKRKMAPQCDSSKWQSPAKRRCDTALGSYSERIILSDVKNIMTCVHNRLCLEDNTRLNAFLKDKISYLETDKRELIGVFGKTGAGKSSLINAIIEEKNLLPSGSVSACTTVMIKVEANMQNQKYEADIEFITKEEWKDELWSSSLGNNADQEREDDDDYRDIVEKLSALYGEEWKNKSPESLMDNKYFREIPEFLNSKRKILTCESAKELSAKFVKYTRSDSKEGAGKEVKRWYWPLVKCVTVKVPNNELLQHVTLVDLPGNGDRNKSRDKMWKGIVGSCSAVWIVTDINRAAAEKEPWEILESACNLMGNGGECQQIHFICTKSDLIEDMDHPSATDVRALILRRNMQAKEEVSKEFRKNAQIKKHFSDDCLKVFTVSSKEFLKEKCLRPDDTEIPKLQEFLQDLNDCHSETLNYVSGAYGILSLIQGARCREVGRQKADVCSDIEEKMRQELDKVRKPMEEACKAFVKCLCDGVEISKSSCEKLLKFLRPHRVSGRGFHRTLKCVVENNGTYKPKKGKEINVNVQLASCLTDSIDEKFRKTFPNEGNCGPFNGVINAFSLDTEKLIHKNKDVKLQLIFLKTEEEKVKTKLHKTIRDGKKKIYSSLTETMEEIMQECYTKAAKFSGQDTLKNMRDTVERHVYDSKNTMFEQAKDAMLARMRGLKESILKILEETMQKSIDLSLKTDDFSIPDFTTELDMVRLYHNDLKGSPDEETSVICITDPPGPTAAVQL, from the exons ATGGATGACTTTGTTTGTAACAAATTGACTGAATGGGGTCTCAGTGAGTGGATAGATCGATTTAAAG ATGAAGAAATTGACGAGGAAattcttcttcactgtcttgATGATCAAGAAATTGCTAACTTGATTCCAAAAACGGGACCAAGGTCAAAATTCAAGAAGAGACTCAAGTTGTTGAGG GCAGAGCAAAACACAACGAATCTGGAAACAGAGAGTGATTCTACTCAA GAGCATGAAGAAGCAGCTGACTCTGATCAG GTTTTGCCCTCCACCAGTAACACAACTGATAATG GGAAGAGAAAGATGGCCCCTCAGTGTGATTCAAGCAAATGGCAATCACCAGCTAAACGGCGTTGTGACACTGCACTGGGATCATATTCAG aacGCATCATATTGTCTGATGTGAAAAACATCATGACATGTGTTCACAATAGACTATGTCTAGAAGACAACACAAGGCTCAACGCTTTCCTGAA GGACAAAATCAGTTATTTGGAGACAGACAAGAGGGAGCTGATTGGTGTCTTTGGTAAAACTGGGGCTGGAAAGAGCTCCTTGATAAACGCCATCATCGAGGAGAAGAACCTTTTGCCCTCTGGAAGTGTCAGTGCATGTACCACAGTCATGATTAAGGTGGAGGCTAATATGCAGAACCAAAAGTATGAGGCTGACATTGAGTTCATTACAAAAGAG gAGTGGAAAGATGAGTTGTGGTCCTCCTCTCTTGGGAATAATGCAGATCAGGAAAgggaagatgatgatgattatcgTGACATTGTTGAAAAGCTGTCAGCACTATATGGAGAAGAATGGAAAAACAAATCCCCTGAAAGCCTCATGGACAACAAATATTTCAGAGAAATCCCAGAATTTCTCAACTCCAAGAGGAAGATTTTGACATGTGAATCA GCCAAAGAGCTATCTGCAAAATTTGTCAAATATACAAGAAGTGACTCGAAGGAGGGAGCAGGTAAAGAAGTAAAGAGGTGGTACTGGCCACTGGTGAAGTGTGTGACTGTCAAGGTGCCTAATAATGAACTTCTTCAGCATGTCACACTTGTGGATCTTCCTGGAAACGGGGACCGAAACAAGAGCAGAGATAAAATGTGGAAAGGG ATTGTTGGGAGTTGCTCTGCTGTGTGGATTGTGACTGACATTAATcgagcagcagcagaaaaagaacCCTGGGAGATCCTGGAAAGTGCCTGTAACCTCATGGGAAATGGTGGCGAGTGTCAGCAAATTCACTTCATCTGCACAAAGTCTGATCTTATTGAAGATATGGATCATCC ttCAGCAACTGATGTGCGTGCACTCATATTGAGAAGGAACATGCAAGCCAAGGAAGAAGTCAGCAAAGAATTCAGAAAAAACGCCCAAATTAAG aaacacTTCAGTGATGACTGTTTGAAAGTGTTCACAGTGAGCTCCAAAGAGtttctaaaagaaaaatgtctaaGGCCAGATGACACTG AAATACCCAAACTTCAGGAATTTCTACAAGACCTCAATGACTGTCACTCAGAGACATTGAACTATGTGTCTGGAGCTTATGGGATTCTCTCTCTGATTCAAGGGGCCAGATGTAGAGAAGTG GGTCGCCAAAAAGCGGATGTGTGCTCAGACATTGAAGAAAAGATGAGGCAGGAACTTGATAAAGTCAGGAAACCCATGGAAGAGGCTTGTAAGGCTTTCGTAAAATGCCTTTGTGACGGGGTTGAAATATCAAAAAGTTCATGTGAAAAACTCTTGAAGTTCTTACGTCCACAT aggGTATCAGGTCGTGGTTTTCACAGAACTCTGAAGTGTGTAGTTGAGAACAATGGCACCTACAAaccaaaaaaagggaaagaaataaACGTCAATGTGCAGTTAGCGTCATGCCTGACTGACAGCATTGATGAGAAATTCAGGAAAACCTTCCC AAATGAAGGAAATTGTGGACCATTCAACGGGGTCATCAATGCATTTTCACTTGACACAGAGAAGCTGATTCACAAGAACAAAGATGTCAAACTGCAGCTGATATTTCTCAAGACAGAG GAGGAAAAAGTTAAGACAAAACTCCACAAAACCATCCGGGAtggtaagaaaaaaatctacagCAGTCTGACAGAGACAATGGAGGAAATCATGCAAGAATGCTACACAA AAGCAGCAAAATTTAGTGGACAAGACACGCTGAAAAACATGAGGGACACTGTTGAGAGGCACGTGTATGATTCAAAGAACACCATGTTTGAGCAGGCTAAAGATGCTATGTTGGCCCGGATGAGAGGACTCAAG GAGTCCATCTTGAAGATACTGGAGGAAACTATGCAGAAATCAATTGACCTGTCACTCAAGACGGATGACTTCTCAATCCCAG attttacaaCAGAGCTTGATATGGTGAGGCTATACCACAATGATTTGAAGGGCAGCCCAGATGAAGAAACATCAGTAATTTG catCACAGATCCACCCGGCCCAACAGCCGCAGTACAACTGTAA